One stretch of Flavobacterium sp. 9 DNA includes these proteins:
- the ppk1 gene encoding polyphosphate kinase 1 gives MQNYLIPSEISWLSFNNCILDEANDANNALYERIKFLAIHSSNLDEFFRVKIRKLLIKNSKKNKDLLEKILAEINLQQNRFGAIWNNSIVPELAANNIVYYENQELLEEHLHEIEYYFKSIILSYIQVIYISVNLPKTYFLNNRSLYFLVKLKDSAGNYHYAYLNIPSDKLDRYKKLQSLGDTHYIISIDTIIKKCLSLIFPTGKVVSCNAIKLNRDENYLIEDENSGDLIAKIEAKIEERKRGSSTRFLYDYNMDAETISVCKKAFRLHNNEMIKGGSHHNLYDLFRFPNPVKPNLQGANYPGLQHLPFESNKSVFEIIDRQNQLLHFPYQSYYYVLQFFNQAAINRNVLEIKITLYRISSESLIANALISAAKNGKKVTVFVEVKARFDEYNNLFWSREMKNAGIKIIQSMPNLKVHAKVAMVTMKDKYGNKKHYNYLSTGNFNESTANIYSDFGFFTSEKRYTDDLKKVFAFLKSKKKTEAPKHILAAGFNMKEKLIELIDDEIKNKKEGKEAYIFLKVNGVDEKDIIDKLIEASKAGVDVIMIVRGICTLLPGIKNVSENIEIYRIVDMFLEHSRIYKFANNGQEKVYLSSADMLSRNLNRRIEVAFPIYDQRNIAEINKIIELQLEDNTKRRSVNSEGINELEILDSEIPRRAQTEIYNWIAENNKVESQDF, from the coding sequence GTGCAAAACTACCTTATACCTTCAGAAATTTCATGGCTTTCTTTCAATAACTGTATTTTGGATGAAGCAAATGATGCCAATAATGCATTATACGAACGAATCAAGTTTTTAGCGATTCATTCTTCAAATCTGGATGAATTTTTTAGAGTTAAAATCAGAAAATTGCTGATCAAAAATTCAAAGAAAAATAAAGATTTACTGGAGAAGATTTTAGCCGAAATTAATCTTCAGCAAAATAGATTTGGGGCAATCTGGAACAATTCGATAGTGCCGGAATTAGCCGCAAATAATATCGTTTATTATGAAAATCAAGAACTTTTAGAAGAGCATTTGCATGAGATCGAATATTATTTTAAAAGTATTATTTTGTCTTATATTCAGGTAATTTATATATCGGTAAACCTTCCAAAAACTTATTTTTTAAACAATCGCAGTTTATACTTTTTAGTCAAGCTAAAAGATTCGGCGGGCAATTATCATTATGCTTATTTGAATATTCCATCGGACAAACTGGATCGCTATAAAAAATTGCAAAGTCTCGGAGATACACACTATATTATTTCGATTGATACGATTATAAAAAAATGTTTGTCTCTGATATTCCCAACCGGAAAAGTGGTTTCCTGCAATGCAATAAAGCTAAACAGAGACGAAAATTATCTTATCGAAGATGAAAACTCCGGAGATTTAATTGCAAAGATTGAAGCAAAAATTGAAGAACGAAAACGAGGTTCATCGACACGATTTCTGTATGATTATAATATGGATGCCGAAACAATTTCGGTATGTAAAAAAGCGTTCCGACTTCATAATAATGAAATGATAAAAGGAGGAAGTCATCACAATCTTTATGATTTATTTCGGTTTCCAAATCCTGTAAAACCAAATCTTCAAGGAGCAAATTATCCAGGTCTTCAACATTTGCCTTTCGAAAGTAATAAGTCGGTTTTTGAAATTATTGACAGACAAAATCAATTGCTTCATTTTCCGTATCAATCGTATTATTATGTACTTCAGTTTTTTAATCAGGCAGCAATTAATAGAAACGTTCTTGAGATAAAAATTACTTTATACCGTATTTCATCAGAATCGTTAATTGCAAATGCTTTGATAAGTGCGGCAAAAAACGGTAAAAAAGTAACTGTTTTTGTAGAAGTTAAAGCACGCTTTGATGAATATAATAATTTATTCTGGTCGAGAGAAATGAAAAATGCCGGAATAAAGATTATTCAAAGTATGCCAAATTTAAAGGTTCATGCCAAAGTTGCAATGGTAACCATGAAAGATAAGTACGGAAACAAGAAACATTATAATTATCTGTCAACGGGAAATTTTAATGAAAGTACCGCAAATATTTATTCTGATTTTGGTTTTTTTACTTCGGAAAAAAGATATACAGATGATTTGAAAAAAGTCTTTGCATTCTTAAAAAGCAAGAAGAAAACCGAAGCTCCAAAACATATTCTGGCCGCAGGTTTTAATATGAAAGAAAAATTAATAGAATTAATAGACGACGAAATAAAGAACAAAAAAGAAGGTAAAGAAGCGTACATCTTTTTGAAAGTAAACGGAGTCGACGAAAAGGATATTATTGATAAACTTATTGAAGCAAGCAAAGCTGGCGTTGATGTAATCATGATCGTACGCGGAATTTGCACATTATTACCGGGAATTAAAAATGTATCCGAAAACATCGAAATTTACCGCATTGTAGATATGTTTTTAGAACATTCGAGAATCTACAAGTTTGCAAATAATGGTCAGGAAAAAGTCTATTTATCATCGGCAGATATGTTAAGTCGAAATTTAAACAGAAGAATAGAAGTTGCTTTCCCGATATACGATCAAAGAAATATTGCGGAAATAAATAAGATTATTGAATTACAACTCGAAGACAACACAAAACGCAGAAGTGTAAATAGCGAAGGAATTAACGAATTGGAAATCTTAGATTCAGAGATTCCGAGGCGTGCTCAGACCGAAATTTACAATTGGATTGCTGAGAATAATAAAGTGGAATCTCAAGACTTTTAA
- a CDS encoding HYR domain-containing protein, translating to MKKILLFFCVLQSLITFAQNPADIEHNFGPGPGFGSLVNCMVTQPDGKVIIKGSSVYKGAITKLLIRINPDGSVDPTFDYYVENAFDIKTVALQPDGKLLIGGLDKTLRNRVIRLNSDGSKDTSFEFGAVQEVSAFVSLITLQPDGKILVVNKKDSVEPRRRLIRLNADGSLDSTFDIKNGFDSNVFAVAVQSDGKIIVGGSFSTYQGVAQSYLVRLNADGTKDTSFSIGTGFAGSSVASIVIQNDGQIIVGGGFTRYQGVAQKYLVRINPDGSIDTSFISPPSFMYMTSESVNNMYLQPDGKLLANLYRSNGNDAVYRFNTDGTTDTTFSIPSFSESANILNGRSNADVNAITLLNDGKILIGGKYSYCRDIIDKGIICLNADGTRNATFNKDTGLDAAVFCSAVQTDGKTLIGGFFDNYQGVTQKKLIRLNADGSKDTSFNPDYKFNNEVSSILLQLDGKILVRGKFTDTGNGGRNSLVRLNPDGSLDTSFIKRFEYAVEEMALQPDGKILVSAFVDSYPNLPYRKLFRLNIDGSEDKSFKPGTGYDFTNALISSIVAQPDGKILLGGSFTTFNGLAEKYLIRLNPDGSKDTSFNVVTLHDSAIDVSDIVLQPDGKILVNVGFSNAQVNYQSYLIRLNSDGSKDVSFADGTITENVGTGYSGTIISVVLQSDGKILLGGEYNTYQGVTQNRLTRLNTDGTIDNTFDSKTGFGSPVYTISLFPDGKINVGGVFSGYQGITSAYFIRLKGTYVKPTVSATTIQTNLTCPGNQSGSASIVSVYGGKSPYTYLWSNGATTATVSGLPEGNYWCKITDANSESVTKNFVIITDPDIEKPTIIAPEAVTVNLNTGCTATQISLGTPVTRDNCIITSVTNDAPTEFPLGDTKVTWTVKDANNNTSIAVQTVTVKDVTLPTITAPAPVTVEVGEYCSAKDVVLGTPTTADNCSVASVKNNAPKSFPLGKTTVTWTVTDGSNNSAKATQIVTVKDTTPPTITAPADVVAEMETNCSAINVTLGYPVITDSCANVSVTNNAPGSFPIGKTTVTWTAKDISNNIATATQIVTVKGIDVTITFNAGKLSVAETGATYKWVTCNNGTFTPIANETNAVFTPKQLGSYAVEVIKNGCLARSTCFDVTVLGTKDFELQNSFKLYPNPVKDFITIEMNSSDNAKLNVFDVTGQIVLSKELKATSTKLNISNLPTGVYMFQISNETGIVTKKVIKD from the coding sequence ATGAAGAAAATTCTACTCTTTTTTTGTGTTTTACAATCTTTAATAACTTTTGCCCAAAACCCTGCTGATATAGAGCACAACTTTGGACCAGGACCTGGATTTGGCAGTCTTGTAAATTGTATGGTAACCCAACCAGATGGAAAAGTAATTATAAAAGGATCTTCTGTGTATAAAGGCGCGATAACCAAATTATTGATTCGTATTAATCCTGACGGAAGCGTAGATCCAACTTTTGATTATTACGTGGAAAATGCTTTTGATATAAAAACGGTTGCTTTACAGCCTGATGGAAAATTACTTATAGGAGGTCTCGATAAAACTCTAAGAAATCGTGTAATACGTTTAAACAGCGATGGTAGTAAGGATACTTCTTTTGAGTTTGGGGCCGTGCAGGAGGTTAGCGCTTTTGTTAGTTTAATAACATTACAACCCGATGGAAAAATACTTGTAGTCAATAAAAAAGATTCTGTAGAACCAAGGAGACGCTTAATTCGTTTGAATGCTGACGGAAGCCTTGATTCAACTTTTGATATAAAAAACGGATTTGATAGCAATGTTTTTGCAGTTGCTGTTCAATCTGACGGAAAAATAATTGTAGGTGGCAGCTTTAGTACCTATCAGGGAGTAGCACAGAGTTATTTGGTACGTTTAAATGCAGATGGTACAAAAGACACTTCATTTAGTATAGGAACAGGCTTCGCTGGTAGTTCGGTCGCGTCTATTGTAATACAAAATGACGGACAAATAATTGTAGGCGGTGGTTTTACACGCTATCAGGGAGTAGCTCAGAAATATTTGGTTCGTATAAATCCAGACGGAAGCATTGATACTTCATTTATCAGTCCACCTAGTTTTATGTACATGACTAGTGAAAGTGTGAATAATATGTACTTGCAGCCTGATGGAAAATTACTTGCAAACCTTTATAGATCTAATGGTAATGACGCTGTTTATCGTTTTAATACTGACGGAACTACAGATACTACTTTTTCAATTCCTTCTTTTAGCGAGAGCGCAAATATTCTTAATGGGCGTTCAAATGCGGATGTTAACGCCATAACCCTTTTAAATGATGGAAAAATCCTTATTGGAGGAAAATATAGTTACTGTCGGGATATTATTGATAAAGGTATTATTTGTTTAAATGCTGATGGAACCAGAAATGCTACTTTTAACAAAGACACAGGTCTTGACGCTGCAGTGTTTTGTTCAGCGGTACAAACTGATGGGAAAACTTTGATAGGAGGTTTTTTTGACAATTATCAGGGAGTTACACAAAAAAAGCTGATTCGTTTAAATGCTGATGGAAGCAAGGATACTTCATTTAATCCGGATTATAAGTTCAATAATGAAGTGAGTTCAATACTATTACAACTGGATGGGAAAATATTAGTTAGAGGAAAATTTACGGATACAGGCAATGGAGGCAGAAATTCTCTGGTTCGGTTAAATCCAGATGGTTCGCTGGATACTTCCTTCATTAAGAGATTTGAATATGCGGTTGAAGAAATGGCTTTACAGCCTGATGGCAAAATACTTGTAAGTGCTTTTGTGGATAGTTATCCAAACTTACCCTATAGAAAATTATTTCGCTTGAATATCGATGGCAGTGAAGACAAATCTTTTAAACCTGGAACTGGTTATGATTTTACGAATGCTTTAATTTCTTCTATTGTAGCACAACCAGATGGTAAAATACTTTTAGGAGGATCATTTACTACTTTTAACGGACTTGCTGAAAAGTATTTGATTCGTTTAAATCCCGATGGAAGTAAAGACACTTCCTTTAATGTTGTAACGCTGCATGATTCAGCAATTGATGTTAGTGATATAGTCTTACAGCCAGACGGGAAAATACTTGTAAACGTAGGTTTTTCTAACGCTCAGGTAAATTATCAAAGTTATTTGATTCGTTTAAATTCAGACGGAAGTAAAGATGTTTCATTTGCTGACGGAACCATAACTGAAAATGTAGGAACAGGATATAGTGGTACCATTATTTCTGTGGTTTTGCAATCAGATGGAAAAATACTTTTAGGAGGAGAATACAATACTTATCAAGGCGTTACTCAAAATCGTTTGACACGTTTAAATACTGATGGAACAATAGACAATACCTTTGACTCAAAAACAGGATTTGGAAGTCCGGTTTACACTATATCTTTATTTCCTGATGGAAAAATTAATGTAGGCGGAGTTTTTTCAGGTTACCAAGGTATTACGTCTGCTTATTTTATTCGCCTAAAAGGGACTTATGTTAAACCTACCGTAAGCGCAACAACGATTCAAACTAATTTAACTTGTCCTGGCAATCAATCCGGTTCAGCTTCGATAGTATCAGTTTATGGCGGAAAAAGTCCTTATACTTATCTTTGGTCAAATGGAGCAACAACAGCGACCGTTAGCGGATTACCGGAAGGAAATTATTGGTGTAAAATAACGGACGCCAATTCGGAAAGCGTAACGAAGAATTTTGTCATAATTACAGATCCAGATATTGAAAAACCAACAATCATTGCTCCGGAAGCTGTAACCGTAAATTTAAATACAGGTTGTACAGCAACACAAATTTCATTAGGAACTCCTGTAACAAGAGATAATTGTATCATAACTTCAGTTACAAATGATGCTCCAACAGAATTTCCGTTAGGAGACACAAAAGTAACCTGGACCGTAAAAGACGCAAACAATAATACTTCAATCGCAGTTCAAACAGTTACAGTAAAAGATGTTACTTTGCCTACGATCACAGCTCCAGCGCCTGTAACGGTGGAAGTTGGAGAATATTGCAGCGCTAAAGATGTAGTATTAGGAACACCAACAACGGCTGATAATTGTTCTGTTGCTTCAGTTAAAAATAACGCTCCAAAAAGTTTCCCTTTAGGAAAGACAACCGTTACCTGGACTGTAACTGACGGAAGCAATAATAGCGCAAAAGCAACACAAATAGTAACCGTAAAAGATACAACTCCACCAACTATAACAGCTCCTGCAGATGTTGTAGCAGAAATGGAAACAAATTGCAGTGCAATAAACGTTACATTAGGATATCCGGTAATAACGGATAGTTGCGCAAATGTTTCAGTTACAAATAATGCTCCCGGAAGTTTTCCTATAGGAAAAACAACAGTAACCTGGACAGCAAAAGACATAAGTAATAACATTGCAACAGCGACCCAAATAGTAACCGTAAAAGGTATTGATGTAACCATTACATTCAATGCAGGCAAACTATCTGTTGCCGAAACTGGTGCTACATATAAATGGGTGACTTGTAATAATGGAACATTTACACCTATTGCAAATGAAACTAATGCTGTTTTTACACCAAAACAATTAGGAAGTTATGCTGTTGAGGTTATAAAAAATGGATGTTTAGCAAGAAGTACTTGTTTTGATGTTACAGTTTTGGGAACAAAAGATTTTGAACTTCAGAATTCATTCAAATTATATCCAAATCCGGTTAAAGATTTCATTACAATTGAAATGAATTCATCAGATAATGCAAAATTGAATGTATTTGATGTAACTGGTCAAATTGTCCTTTCGAAAGAATTAAAAGCGACATCAACGAAACTAAATATCTCTAATTTACCAACAGGAGTTTATATGTTTCAGATTTCAAATGAGACAGGAATTGTAACGAAAAAAGTAATTAAAGATTAA